A stretch of Bacillus pseudomycoides DNA encodes these proteins:
- a CDS encoding DMT family transporter yields the protein MLYICIAILAGISIVVARIINANLAAKIGIFQGTFFNYITGLFFSFLFLLFSNESLHVSTATLQSIPFIVYLGGLVGVIVIVLSNYITPKISSFYLTLLIFVGQLFMGVIIDFFTSNDISIGKIIGGFLVLLGLTYNLILDKTYEPMKNNQVQL from the coding sequence ATGTTATATATTTGTATTGCCATTTTAGCCGGAATTTCTATTGTAGTTGCAAGAATTATTAATGCTAACTTAGCAGCAAAGATTGGAATTTTCCAAGGAACATTTTTTAACTATATTACAGGACTGTTTTTTTCTTTTTTATTTTTACTCTTTAGCAATGAGTCTCTTCACGTATCAACTGCAACATTACAATCTATACCATTTATCGTATATTTAGGAGGTTTAGTTGGTGTTATTGTAATTGTATTATCAAACTATATTACTCCTAAAATCTCATCTTTCTATTTAACGTTATTAATTTTTGTAGGGCAATTGTTTATGGGGGTTATAATTGATTTCTTCACATCAAATGATATATCTATCGGTAAAATAATCGGGGGCTTTTTAGTATTACTTGGACTGACTTATAATTTAATACTGGATAAGACGTACGAACCTATGAAAAATAATCAAGTGCAGCTCTAA
- a CDS encoding GNAT family N-acetyltransferase: MIQIQKASVCHAEGISKVCSDGWRDTYVDLKEKEYIDAVIEEFYQFERIYQEVTLPMPGWDGWYVALENGEVVGAGGGGMISGKVGELFVLYLNPSRRGEGIGTMLLNAVTERQIEQGATEQWVSVMKGNQKGIPFYEARGFVQQSSVDLKIRYRRDIS, translated from the coding sequence ATGATTCAAATTCAAAAAGCTTCAGTTTGTCATGCGGAAGGGATTTCTAAAGTGTGCTCAGATGGTTGGCGTGATACGTATGTGGATTTAAAAGAAAAAGAATATATCGATGCGGTAATTGAAGAGTTCTATCAATTTGAACGAATTTATCAAGAAGTTACTCTGCCCATGCCAGGATGGGATGGCTGGTATGTTGCTTTAGAGAATGGAGAAGTAGTTGGTGCTGGTGGAGGTGGGATGATAAGTGGAAAAGTAGGAGAACTTTTTGTGCTGTATTTAAATCCTAGTAGAAGGGGTGAAGGGATTGGAACAATGCTTTTAAACGCAGTTACAGAAAGACAAATTGAACAAGGTGCAACAGAACAATGGGTTTCTGTAATGAAAGGGAATCAAAAAGGAATTCCTTTTTACGAGGCAAGAGGTTTTGTACAACAAAGTAGTGTAGATCTGAAAATTCGCTACCGAAGAGATATTTCATAA
- a CDS encoding DMT family transporter produces the protein MYNLLSIIIGAFIAIMIPLNGILSEITGNYTSSVMIHIVGLVAIVIVLLVSKSKLRMQKGIPLYLYSAGAIGVFTVLFSNISFTALGVSITISLSLLGQSVSSIIIDHFGLLGMKVVKFEKKKMFGLLLISSGIVVMTIF, from the coding sequence TTGTATAATTTACTCTCAATTATTATAGGTGCTTTCATCGCCATTATGATCCCTTTAAATGGGATCTTATCTGAAATAACAGGTAACTATACATCTAGTGTAATGATTCATATTGTTGGGTTAGTTGCCATTGTCATTGTTTTGCTTGTTAGCAAGTCCAAACTTCGCATGCAAAAAGGGATACCACTTTATCTTTATAGCGCAGGGGCTATCGGTGTATTTACTGTATTGTTTAGTAATATAAGTTTCACAGCACTTGGCGTCTCTATTACAATCTCTTTAAGTTTACTTGGGCAATCTGTTTCATCTATTATTATCGATCATTTCGGCTTATTAGGTATGAAGGTCGTGAAATTTGAAAAGAAAAAAATGTTTGGATTACTTCTGATTTCTTCAGGAATCGTTGTAATGACTATTTTTTAA
- a CDS encoding MFS transporter — MYKTILKNKNVMYYLLGGGVSSLGDILTGLAFVFLAYDLTGSELYTTGMVIATTVPYLLFGLVGGVIADWVQKKKLLIMIDIIRIPLTLSLVFCYYFDVLTYTYMIIISFFIQCCGCFFNPAHRALLPMIIPMEQRNMTNSLYDSITRGITVLSPFFSVLLMKTVGVIHFFTIDAITYFISALFLVQMNVTEDVMATKRKHVKEVFLSLREFWIWMKSNRQITFLFLLTFTMVFMNTWVWKVGLLVSLGEFTKDSKEVYSVIQGFFGCIIIITNMIIPFIWKELDLTIYIIASIIWGIGIFLLGFTFNISFYFVGVCIVGIGLPLAGLTRVYILQKLVPKDMLGRGFSFNAVLLYLADTISLFVFGILSIFISIHVIFIICGIGMMIMSIALKFLVFRRQSVKEEAKLMC, encoded by the coding sequence TTGTATAAAACGATTTTAAAAAATAAAAATGTAATGTATTACTTATTGGGAGGGGGAGTCTCTAGCTTAGGCGATATATTAACGGGATTGGCATTTGTCTTTCTTGCTTATGATTTAACTGGATCAGAATTATATACAACAGGAATGGTAATTGCGACAACAGTTCCTTATCTATTGTTTGGACTAGTGGGCGGTGTGATTGCTGATTGGGTGCAGAAAAAGAAATTGCTCATTATGATTGATATAATCCGTATTCCTCTTACTTTGTCTCTTGTCTTCTGCTACTACTTCGATGTTTTAACCTACACATACATGATCATCATAAGTTTTTTTATTCAATGTTGCGGTTGTTTCTTTAATCCGGCACACAGAGCGCTATTACCAATGATAATCCCTATGGAACAACGGAATATGACGAATAGTTTATACGATTCAATAACAAGGGGGATTACTGTACTTAGCCCATTTTTCTCCGTACTATTAATGAAGACAGTAGGTGTTATTCACTTTTTTACAATCGATGCGATTACATATTTCATAAGTGCTCTTTTTCTTGTTCAAATGAATGTAACTGAAGACGTGATGGCCACAAAAAGAAAACATGTAAAGGAAGTATTTCTCTCATTACGTGAATTTTGGATTTGGATGAAATCTAATAGACAAATCACGTTTTTATTTCTTCTTACATTTACAATGGTCTTCATGAATACGTGGGTTTGGAAAGTCGGATTACTCGTATCTTTGGGGGAGTTCACGAAAGACAGTAAAGAAGTTTATAGTGTTATTCAAGGTTTCTTCGGATGTATCATAATCATTACAAATATGATTATTCCTTTCATATGGAAGGAGTTAGATTTAACTATTTATATAATTGCTTCGATCATTTGGGGGATTGGGATCTTTTTGCTTGGATTTACATTTAATATTTCATTTTACTTTGTTGGAGTATGTATAGTCGGGATTGGTCTACCGTTAGCAGGACTAACAAGGGTATACATATTACAAAAACTCGTACCAAAAGACATGTTAGGGCGAGGATTCAGTTTTAATGCAGTTTTGCTTTATTTAGCAGATACAATATCTCTTTTTGTATTTGGAATTTTGTCTATATTTATTTCTATACATGTTATTTTTATCATTTGTGGAATCGGAATGATGATTATGTCTATTGCATTGAAATTCCTTGTTTTTAGAAGGCAATCTGTGAAAGAAGAGGCAAAGTTGATGTGTTGA